In the genome of Mastomys coucha isolate ucsf_1 unplaced genomic scaffold, UCSF_Mcou_1 pScaffold21, whole genome shotgun sequence, the window tggttgtcaagcttggcagtaagtgctttgcctactgagccatctgtccagcctcaAGACTCCTTCCTAACCTTTGGGATATGGGTGAGGCTATGAAACTCCATCTCTAGGGAAGCACACACCCAGGCTGGTCTCTGGTACGTGCTCTCAGACAGTCTGTCCCGGGGAGCCACAGGCACCTGCTCTGTGACCCCTTCTCCAGAAGTCTGCTTCCCTCCCTGTAGCCAGTTTTGCCCATTTGACTGACTCCTTGCTGGAGGAACGTTTTCTTTGAAAAGTGTTAGAATGTCTAGATTCATGTTTTGAGTTTGGTGTGGGGCAGCAGtggcgtgtgcctttaatcccagtgctccagtggcagaggtaggaagatctctgtgagtttgaggcaggcctggtctacagtgtgagttcctgCACAGCCaggaaccctgtctccaaacaaacaaaccaaaatgaaaaagaatctcAATATCGGCCATCTAATGCCCAGAAGACCCAGGATGACCCGTTCCTGAGAGCCAGGAAACTTTAGGGCAAATGTCAGCCTGATAAAGCTTATTTAAAGCAACCTAAAATCATTTGGGGTGACATTATGAAGAGACTGAAGTAAACTAGTATAACGGTGGGAtaggaaagaaactaaagatGGGGAAACAAAGACACTGCCAAGACTCAAGGGGTGAGCAGTGGAAGATCTATGGGCTTGGTGCTCCAGGCATCGGGAACTACACGTGCAAGGGCCCTGGGGTTGGCATATAATCTCCAGACAGAGAACCCAGGGGAATGCGGAGTGAATTTGATTATAATCTGGACCTTTTCATGATTTTAAGTTTGAAAAAGCTGCCAGAGACTTTGAAGATCATTAGGAGGCTAGACTTGTTTTTACTTGTTGGGCCCCATCCAATGATGgcctctgtctttgtttttgtttttgttttgttttgtttttttaggagcTTCAGGGTCAGAGGCCAGAAGTATACAGTGACCTCAACACACAGAGGCAATATTACAGATAAGCTCGCCCTATGCCCATCAGCAACCTGATGCCTGGATCCAGTCATTCCAGATGCCTACTCAACAAGCCCTCCCTGGGATCAGGACACCCCCTGGAATACAGATCCACAGAGTGCCTCCCTGAGATATCTGACCTCGTACCATTTCTGTCCCCAAATAAAAGACGGAGCAAAAACAACGACTGAGTTCTTGGGCTGAGGCATTGGGTAACAGTGGGGCCCCAAGAATGGTCTTAAATCAGGAAACCGTTACGCTCCCTGGGAGGAAGTCAGACTTTGGGAAGAACAAGACTAGAGGTATTTGAATCGCTTTATTTCCGTCCTGAAAAAGTGCGTTTCcatgcaccccacccccacccccacgcgATCCAGGATGAGAGGGTCAGAAGGTGGCGCGGTCAGCCTCTGCCAGGCATGTTGATGTAGACTCTACCATCTTCTGGTGGGTGGAGTAGAGAGAGCATGAAGCCTGACCACCCACTACTCTTCCCATATCGCCACGTTCTTGGGAGACCCCCTGCCTCAGCGGGGGCTTCCTTAGGGGTTCCCCAAACACCTCCACCAGGGTTTCCCAAGCACCTCCTCCAGGGCTTCCCCAGGACCGCCTTCGTGGGACCCCCTTCTTCCCTAGGGACTGCGAGGGGACCTACTCTTCAGGCCCCGCCCCAGTGTTGGCTCACCTTGGGCAGACCTTTTGCGGGGGCgcatacatacaaacaccacCCCCACAATTAGGAGTGACATGACCGCATCTGCAGCCACCAGGCCTGCCAGGAGTGGCAGAGTCAGAGTCCCACATCcggagcaggaacctggagggttAGAGCCCAGACAAACAGGCAGCTGAAACTTCTGTCTCCCACTCCACCTCCCTAAAGATCCCAGAGACGGGTGGGGAGCAGTGGGGAGGGGTAAAGGGAGTGTCGGCTCCAAGATTCTTTGGGATTCTTTGTGCCAGGGGCACACTGGAGAATCTGTTACAGAGTCTCGTGGTTCCCATCACTTCAACTGGGTGGTGAAGAGTCAAGATGGGACCTGTAAAGGGCTGGGATTAGGAACGCCACGAGCCAGGGGCGATGTGGAACAAACTGTAGGGTTGCTCAAATTGCAAGGTCAAAGGCTTCTTGCATTCCTCACCTGCCGACATCTGACTTGCAGCCTCTGTGGAAAAACCCGAGAAGGTGAATGGGAGCGGGAAGTACCGGGGAGCAGACCCAACACCCAGGCTTAGGGCAGGTGGGATGCTTGAGTGTCGTGCGAATTttggcttcttaaaaaaaaaaaaagttaagttatGTGAATgcgttttgttttaatcccaggtttgggattaaaacaaaacgcATTCAcataagtacatttttaaagaaaccaaaaattctCGCAGCACTTAAGACCTAACTAAGCTCCACAGCGGAGGGGTAAACTGGAAGAAGAGCTGCCTTCTGggcacagagaccagaaaagggaaatagaagtGACTCAGCAGGGCTCCAGAATCCCATGCCCAACCCCCAAGTGCCCCAGGGGTACAGGGAGAACGACTTCCTCTCAGTGCCCCTACCGGCAGATGGCAGCCTTTCTGTCCCCTCAACCCCTGAGCATTGGCTTCACctgggagcagaagcaggaacAGGAGGTAGCCTGGGGGGGCCATGCTGGGCTGGGACCTGAAGGGATCTGGCCAAAACTGTGGTCCAGGGAAGTCCTCGGAACAGTAGAGAAGAGAGGCAGCTAGGACGGATGTCACCCCCCCATGGTGACAATGCTACCTACTTcctgtgtgtgggtacatgtgtgtcaAGACTTCCTTTAGAGAACAAATATGGGGGAGTCAGAGCCAATAGAAGCTTCTGTGATTATCTCAGTGGAGTGGCAAGAGGACTATGGTGTGGGCACCGGGAGATTATGGAAATATGTTGGAGGTAGAGCCAACGCCACTCGCCACTCGGGGCTGGAGGGGGTGTGTGTTTGAGAAAGAGGATCACAGTGACTGTAGTTTCCAGCCTGGGTGAGATTAGAAAAATGGAGAGTGGGTTGAAAGATAGTTAGGAAGCGCTGgttaaaggagggagggagggctgccTGTGTTTGGGCACACTGAGTTGAAAATACCTAACAGATCTCTCTGGAAATGTGAATGTCCACAGGTGGGGTTCAGAGTTTGGGGAAAAGTTTGGTCCTGACATGTAAATCTGAGAGGACTGATGGCTGAAAGACACGTGTAAAGCCATAGACTGGGTGAGATCATTAAAAGAGGTTTACACACACACtgccaggaagagagagggaaccagcaagggagggagagaaacacccccccccaagcgcagtgttggggagggggagagagagagagagagagagaaagagagagagagagagagagcacaatgCCGAGATTGCCGGCTGCCAGTGGACTGGGAATTCCTGTTTGACTCACCCCTCTTTATCCCCAGCATGTCTCCTTTATGCTAACAGGGTTTTTTAAATGGTGAATAAGTAAGCTGGAACATGATTGCCCAAGCCTGTAtgtccagcactagggagacaagTGAgaaatgagttcaagaccagcctgactGATTTAGCAGGTGCACGGCCAGCCCAGCTTCTTAGATGTAGgaagcccctgtctcaaaaacaaagtgttGGTAGGGAGCTGGCTTGCCAGATAAAGGTACCTGACTTGTGTTAGGGCCCCATAACCCTCACAAAAGGCCGGTATCTACAGTAGGCTTTAGAGCACGTGTTCCTTCCACCTCCAGtcatagtggcatatgcctttaatcccagcacttgggagacagaagctggCAGATTTCTATGgattccaaggccagcctgatctacatggtgagttccaggacagttagagctacatagtgagaccttgtctccaaggAGGGGAGgaacctgaaaaacaaaacgaaaaagcCAATATTGGTAGTTGATATGGCACCAATATCTGTAACCCAACATTTGGGAAATGGgagcaagagaatcaggagttcaaggttatcctcagttaccaagagttccaggccaacctggactacatgaacccttccttccccctacacacacacacacacacacacacacacacacacacacactcaaaccaaaactgaaaccaaagggagagaaaaaagctTTATAAATGAAAGTTAACTCTAAAGAAGGGAACGGCCACGTGTTAAAGAGAGATTTAAGGCACCTATATGGCCCTTCCCTAAGGTCTTCTCCAAGAGGCCATGGGGTCTAGACTCACAGTCCTCTTCTCCCCAGGACCCTACAGTACTGCTCTGCTTATGCACAGCCAAGTCAAGGCCTCCAGTATCCCCTTGGCCGGAAACTCAGAATTCCAGGTTCCCATGTCCCCCTCCAGGGAAAGGCTCGACTTCCAGGAAGGCCTGGTGATGACACTCTTCAAGGTCAGCCCCTCCCATCCATAGTCTAAGTTAGCTTTGCGGCTTCACCCGGGACTCCCAGGACTGTGGGCGGGGCTCCGCCTTGAACCGGGCGTGGCCAAAAGCCGAATTTAAAAACTCGCGGGGGACCTGGCTTTGGATCGGGGGACCCGGCGGCGGCTCCGCGGGAGAAGTAGCGAGGCTGGCGCAGCGCCGAGGCCGCGGCCCTGGGGGCCCACAGTCTGCATCCAAGAATCCTCGAGGTAAGGGTTGGGGGCAAAGCGAGGAACGCGCCTTTCTGGGTGATTTGAGGGTTGCCTTGAGCGTAAAGCTGGGCGCTGAGACTTAGGGGTTTTCGACGTTTAAGGGAGCTGGCTGAAGAGGAGAGGCTGGGATCCTGGTCTTCTGAGTTCTGAGAATGTTGGACATTAAGAGAGAGATCTGGAACCTTGAGGGTTGGGGTGCAAGGACCGTGAGGCCTGATACCGGAGATTCTATAAGAGGACTAAGTGACCGGGGCTCCTTCAGCCAAGGAGGGGTTGCATTGCATCCTTGGAGTTGCGGTTATGGACGCAGGTTTGGGTCTCGAAGGTCGGGCGCTGGACCTCAGGGGTCCACTCTGGTCGAGAGCAGCCCCGCCCTGGGACTTCCCAGCGCACCGCCGGTGCAGGGTGCCGGGGCTGAACAGGAATTCCCCGTGCGCGGGGATTCCACGGGCGCCGCGCTTCGCTGCGTGCCCCGCCTCCGAGCCAGACACCTGCGGCGCGCGCGTGCGGAGCGGAACTGGGAGGTGGAAGATTCCCTTGCGAGAGCGCCGTGACGTCAGCGCGCGGCGTGTCGTCTCGAGGGTTTCCGAGTCAGTCGCCGGCTGACTTTAACCCTTCTTGCGCTGGAGTCTTAAGCTGGGAAGTCCGAGCTAGGGATTTACTCTTCTTGGATCGAGGGAACCGGATTTGCAGGTCCCATTGGAGACTGAGGGTCTGTACTCCTGGGTTCTGGATGAATGAATTGCGCCTATGGGATACAGGGGCATCTCCGGGGTGGTGGTTCCCTGCTGTTTCCAAATCTGCCGAGGTGGGGGCGGGAGCTTTTGAGACTCCAGATCCCTGGATCACTGAGGAGCTACTCCCCTACTGATTTCGTGGATCCTGgcagagaagatggagaaagagtgGTGATCCCAAGACTTTTTTCTGTCCTGAGGACGCTAGGCTCACCTTCTACCATTCACCCAGCCTAGCGCCTACTCCCCCATGTCAGATTCTAGAACTTTTTTGGTGTTCTTAGACAGaggtcccaggctagcctctcacTTACAATATAGATGAGTCTGGCCTTAACACCTGACtctcctgccaccaccaccctaggGTTGCAGGGGTGTGCCTCTACTCCTAGtttaaaacaaagacaacctGGAACAGAGGAACCTGGAGATGCCTTTTCAGGAAGTTAAGATTAGCAAACCCCAACCCTCCACTCCGAGTGTTAGGACCCGGTAGCCTAGGTTGGGATTTTTTTACGGATGTGGTGGTGCTTCACAGAGTGGGATGTCTCCGGAGAAGATAGATACTTCAGAGAAGTGCTAGCCTCCCCAGTTCCCCAGTTTCCACTACGGTGGTGGAAAGTTGGTGCAGAGGAAAAGCGTGGagtgaaaggaaggaaatggcGGAGGCGGGGCCCCGCACTCAGCATCTTCTGGTAGCTTTGTAGTTCTCCAGTTTTTCCGCGCTCAAGGGAAAGGAGGGCGCCCACATCTACGCCGGCCACCCACCGCTGCCGCTGAGGGTGTATTCGGGTGACTTAAACATTCCTGAcgacttccttctctcttcccacacACAGTGAGTCGGCCTGAGCGGAGTCACTGCCCAACACAGACCGTAAAGAAgcttctggaagaacagaggcGCCGACAGCAGCAGCCTGAGGCTGCTGGGGTGCCGGTGAGTCTCTGGAAGGCCTGTATAGGATGGGAAGCCATGTGCGCTGGGCGAGATGGGAGTTGTAGTCCTGACTCTGAGGCTCTACGGGTGGGGGACTGACCTGGAAGAATCTTCCagattcataaattcattttctttacattgcAGGGACACTTCTCCCCTCCTCTGGTCCAGCCACTGACCCCATCTGTgaacgaggcagaggcaggtaagaaTAAAAGTTAGCTCCCAGCCCCAGCTTCTCTTAGACTCAGACATCCTAGCTCTTAGAACTTTGGGGACTGAGGTCAGACAGCTCTCATTATTCTTGAGATGTATGGGAAATTTTGATGGCCAGCCCAGTTGCACATGTCTGTattcccagtactccagaggttGAGAGGGAAGGATTGCTATTGGGTTTGAGGCCACACGTTGTTTACTAGCGAGTTCCAGGCCACATCGAGCTATCTAAGACACCTTGTCTTCAAACAAAACCCCCTGGAATTTGACATTGGTTTTCAGTAGCCCAGTAGTCCATGAATATTGTCCTTCAAGGACCCAGGGTTTGAGACTCtgggagttcagatcccagctgCTTGAGATCCAGTAGGCCAGGCATCCCAGCTTGTTGACGGCCCAGGATTGGAAGGCCAAGCTCCTAAGTGACTCAGGACCTCGGGAGACTCCAGGTTTACTCCCTGGCCGTGTCTCCAGGCTATAACAGGCTGGGCTGCAGTAACAGGCTGGTTCTGCCCACCCTCTCTGTTTCAGGCCATACTCACTTCCCTGCCTTCCAAGAGACTGTGGATTCCCGTGCCGGCAACCTGGCTCCCCCTTCAGGCTTTGCAGACTGGGACCCTAGCATCCATGCTGCCTATCAGGACAGCTCTTTCCCATACCCTGCTTCTGAAGGCTTCCTGACTCCTGATTTCTACCCACCGTCAGACCCAGGCCGGTCAGGCCCATTTCCCCTGGCGATGGAGGTAGACTATGGGTTGGGGACAGATGCTTAAGGGCCCCTAAAAACTTCCCAGTGGTGCTGAGCCTGGTGGTGCAGGCTTgtcatcccagctacttgggaggcagaggtagagggatCTCaacctgcctgggctacagaatgagttcaaggttgcCCAAGGCCCATTAATAAGacctcatctttaaaaaagaaggagaagaagaagaagaggaagtggaaaacaGAAAGACTATTGGGAGTTTTGCTCTGTGGTCCAGTTCTTGCTTTGAGGTCACGGGGTTCAGTCTCCATGAGGCAAGGATGGGGAGTAGGGAATCTCAGTATTCTGAGATGTCAGGGACTGGTTTAAGATCCCACCCCTGGCCAAGTGTACTGTCATCTCAGcccctgggaggcagacacaagaGGATCGTCATTTTAAGCCAGCTAGTTATGAGTTGAAGCTAAACTAGGTAGTATAGCAAAGCAGAAACTAAAACAAGCTGGGCATAGTAGTGCCTGCCAGTCAGACTTGCttcaagttcaagactagcctgggcttcacagtgagatcagaagacaaaagcaagcccctctctccccccccccaaaagatcCCCCCTCCCTCATGGCAAAACTGAAGTCCCGGGGTTTAAAATCAGTTGGCACACATGGGTTCCTGGTCTCACCCATTTGACCAGGTACTGTGTGTTCTGTGTGGTGAGAATTCTCAGGTGACTGACTTGCCCCACCCCCTCTTTCCCTCAGGACTCTCTGGATACCCAGCCATATCCTGAGCCTTCCCTACAGGTCGGATCCTGGAGAGTCCCTAGTCTCCCCTCAGGATCCCTGCAGTTGCCTCCACCCACTGGACCCTCCCTGGAGTCAGCCCGAGCTCACATATTGGCTCTGGGGCCCCAACAGCTGCTGGCCCAGGATGAGGAAGGAGACACGTGAGTCTAGGGGAACAGGGTGATCTGGACCCCTGGCCTGCCTACAGGCGAGGGGTATTCTCATTGCTGCTCCACCCCCACCCGTCCCCAGGCTCCTGCACCTGTTTGCTGCTCGGGGGCTGCGCTGGGCTGCATATGCTGCAGCAGAGGTGTTACAGATGTACCGACAGCTGGATATTCGTGAACATAAAGGCAAGGTAAGGGCCAGGTGTCCAGACTTCGGCAGCCGGGAAGGAGGGTTCTTGATTTCAGAGGGGAGGGCTCTGGGAGTCCAGGCTGATTTTATTGTGATGTACAGACGCCACTCCTGGTGGCAGCTGCTGCCAACCAGCCACTGATTGTGGAAGACCTGCTGAGCCTGGGAGCAGAGCCTAACGCCACTGACCACCAGGGACGTTCTGTCTTGCATGTGGCTGCCACCTATGGACTCCCAGGAGTCCTTT includes:
- the Hcst gene encoding hematopoietic cell signal transducer isoform X1 produces the protein MAPPGYLLFLLLLPEAASQMSAGSCSGCGTLTLPLLAGLVAADAVMSLLIVGVVFVCMRPRKRSAQEDGRVYINMPGRG
- the Hcst gene encoding hematopoietic cell signal transducer isoform X2 → MAPPGYLLFLLLLPEAASQMSAGSCSGCGTLTLPLLAGLVAADAVMSLLIVGVVFVCMRPRKRSAQDGRVYINMPGRG